The Streptomyces sp. NBC_00286 nucleotide sequence GGTGCAGGGCGCGGCGGCGGGCCGGGCCGAGCCCGTGGTAGACGGCGGCCTGCACGATCGGGTGCGGGAAGCGGACGACGGGGTCGCCCTGCCGCTCGGTCAACAGCCCGGTGCGTACGGCCTGTTCGAGCGCGGGCAGCGGATCGGCGAGGTCGGCGAGGCGGGCGGCGTCGGCGAGGGTGCAGCACCGGCCGAGGGCGCTCGCGGCGGCCACCAGCGCTTCCGCCTCAGCGGTGCACGAGCCGAGCCGGGCCAGGGCGAGCTCGACGCACGACTTGGGGGCGGGCGGGGTGATGTCGGTACGTTCGAGCGCCTCGACCAGTCCGGGCCCCTCCTGCTCCATCAGGGCCCGCGCGTACAGCGGGTTGCCGCCGGTGTGCTCGCACAGCCTGCCGGCGGCACGGACGGTGAGCCGGACGGGGCCCAGGGCATCGCCGAGAGCGCGGAGCGCGGCGGGTTCCAGCCCTTCGAGCCGGATACGGACGGCGGCGTCGGCCGTGAAGAGCCGGCGCAGACCCTCCGGGATACGAGGGTCGGCGATATCCCTGGTCACCACGACGACCAGGACCCGTACGGCACGCAGCCTGCGCACCGCGAAACCGAGCGCACGCAGCGAGGCCGACCCGGCCCACTGGGCGTCGTCCACCACGACGGTCACCGCGTCCTCGCCGACGCCCCCGCCCTTCCGGAGCGTCTCCTGGAGCGCGTCCACCAGCGCGGCGCCGGCGGAACCAGGATCCGTCCAGCGCCCGGGCCCGATGAGCTGCTCCAGCACACCGAAGGCCGGCCCGGTCCCGGCGTCCTCGCCCTCCGCGTACAGGACATGCGGCACTCCCGCGAGAAATCGCCGTACGAGCGCGGTCTTACCGATGCCCTCCGGGCCCTCCACCAGCACCCGCTGCGGCTGCCCGGCGCGCGCCCGCTCCCTCGCCCCCTCCAGCACGGCGAGCTCCTCGCCCCGCCCCACGAACACCCGCTTCACGGCGCACCCACCCCCGCCCATGCTCTGTCGCCTCCGCATGGTGCCACCGCCCACCGCCGACGTCTCGCCCCGCCGCCGATCCCATAGGGCGCGTCCCGCGCTCCCGCCACCGGAGGCTTCCCCAGCTCCGCTTCGACGCCGACCGGTGACCGAAAACCGCCTTGCCTGTACGTGTCGAAATCCGGCGAGCGGCTCCGACGTACCCGGTGTGAGCTGGATCTGCCGGCTTCGGTCGGCAGCCGGTAAGCCGGTAAGCCTGTAGTCGATCAGGAGAGAACGGAGTTCGATCATGTTGCTGAGGGAGAAGGCCGCCGTGGTGTACGGGGCCGGCGGTTCCATCGGTGGGGCGGCGGCCCGGGCCTTTGCCCGGGAGGGGGCGCGGGTTTTTCTCGCCGGGCGTACGGCGGCGTCGCTCGAGTCGGTCGCCGGGGATATTCGCGGTGCAGGCGGTACCGCGGATACGGCTGTGGTCGATGCCCTGGACGAGGCGGCGGTGGACGACTTCGTCGACAGCGTGGCCGCGCGGGCCGGGCGGATCGATGTCTCGTTCAACGCCATCGGCGTCGGCGATGTGCAGCAGCCGCTGATGGAGATCTCGGTGGCGGACTTTCTGCAGCCGATCACGCACGCGATGCACTCGCAGTTCCTGACGACCCGGGCGGCGGCCCGGCACATGACCGCCCGCGGCTCGGGGGTCATCCTCGCCTTCGGGGGCGGCGGTACGCAGACGATGCCCGGCCTCGGCGGCTTCAAGATCGCCCTGGACGCGCTCGAGGGGCTGCGGCGTCAGTGGGCCGTCGAGCTGGGTCCACACGGCATCCGTGTGGTCACCCTGAAGTCGGGCGGTGTGCCGGAGAGCATCCCCGATGGGTTCCCCGGCAAGGAGGAGATCACCGAGAGCCTCGTCATGGAGACCCAGCTCGGCCGTGCCGCGACCCTCGCGGATGTGGGCGACGTGGCTGCCTTCGTGGCCTCAGACCGGGCGCGCACGCTCACCGCGACGGACGTGAACATCTCCTGCGGGGCCATCGTCGACTGAGCGAGCGGACTGGGTGATGGGCCTGAGCGAGCGGACTCAGTGATGGGACTGGCCGACCGGAGTGACCGGTCGGCGGTGATGATGACCGAGTGACCGGCCAGCAGGTGACTGAGTGACCGGCCGACCGTGATGTGGGGGCCACCAGATGCCCAGGGGGTGGCCGGTGACCGTGGCCAGTGGCTGTGGCCGGTGGCCCCCACAGGTCACCGGGGCAGCACCACCACATACGCCGACGGATCGCGGTCGCACGCCGCCATCAGCGCGGTCCGTACGACGGCCGCCTGCTGGTCCAGCGCATCGCGCAGCTTCCGCGGGGTGAGGTGGACGACGGTGATACCGAGCCGCTCCAGGTGCTCGCGCTTACGGGCGTACTCCGACCACAGCGCGTCGTCGTCCTGGCGGGGAGCCCGGGTGTCCAGTTCGAGGGCCACGGCCTGTTCGGGCCAGTACGCGTCGAGGCCGCCCAGGTGCGGGCCGCCGGGCAGGCACAGGTCCACGTTCCAGACGGGGTCGGGCAGGCCGTGTTCGCGGACCATGCGATACAGGTGGTCCTCGGCGATGGCCCGGCCCTCGGCGAGCAGGGTGTCGACGGCGTCCACGACGTGCGGCCGGTTCAGCAGCCGGGCCTGGCTCAACTCCCGTACGACGGCGCCCGGTTCACAGTGGCCGCCGCGTACCGCCTCGGTCAGCAGACGCCGTACGGTGCCCGCCTCCGAGAGCTCGGCGACGGCGTCGGCCAGCGCGCGCGGAACGGGTGCCACCGGGAGCCCGGTGACCTCCTCGGGCTTCGGCAGCGCGGGCGCCCGGACGATACGTGCGCAGCCCGTCGAGCGGAGCCGGCGCAGACGCGGTACGAGGACATCGATGCGGTCCAGCGACAGCAGCGAGGGCGCGGAGGAGAAGCCGTACAGCGTGAGGGCCGCAAGGCCGGTGATCATCGCGTCGGGGTACCGCTGCGGTGCGGGCGGTTCCTGCGCGCCGGGCCCGGCGGCGGCCGGTTGAGTCGGGATGCCCTGCGCTCTCAGGGGCGGCTCACGGAACGCTGAGCGGGTCGCGTACATCAGGACCGCGTGCAGCCGCTCCTCACCGGTGGGCGGGCCGGGGTGCAGCAGACAGACACCGGGCAGGAACTGCTGCCAGGCGCCACCCGGCCGGCACTGCTCGTTGATCTCGGCGTTGGTCACGCCGTGCGCCCTCAGCTGCGCGTTGGTCAGTACGCGCCGCCGGGCGTCGGACAGGTGGCTCAAGGGACGGGGGGAAAGAGGGGTGTTGTGGTTCATGCCCCCGAATCTCCCGCACCCGCCCGGCCCATTAACCGCTGTTACATCCCCGTCGAATAACCCGGACACCCCAGCCCTAAAGTGCAAGCGTTCGACGACCGAAACCCCCTGGTCCGTATGGGGGTTACGGCTCCGATTACCAGCATTCCGTAACTGTTATGCCTGTCAACACCTGTTGACGGCTCCCGGTGCCCCGAGGGCGAACCCCTACCCGGCGGCGGCCAAGTCACAAGCCTGCGCACGCAACGCCCGCGCCAAGTCATCCCGAGCCTCAAGCACAAGCCGCCGCAGCGCCGGAGCCGCCGCCCCATGCTCGGAGAGCCACGCATCCGTCGCAGCCAGCGTCGCCTCCGAGTCCTGCAAGGACGGAAACAGGCCCTTGACCACATCCATCGCGATCTGGATGGACCGCTCTTCCCAGACGCGCTCGATCGCATCGAAGTACTTGGCGACATAAGGCGCCCCAAGCCCCCGCTGCGACGGCTGCGCAAACCCCGCGATCGTCGCCTCCACCAGCGCATTGGACAGCTTGTCCGACTCGACAACGGCCGCCCACGCCTGGGCCTTCACCGCGGCGGACGGCCGCGCCGCAAGGCACCGAACCTGATGCCGCTTCCCCGAAGCCGTGTCGTCACGGGCGAGCTCCGCGGCAAGCACACCCTCGTCAGCGACCCCGTGCGAGGCCAGCGGATCCAGGAACGCCCAGCGCAGCTCCTGGTCCACCCCCAGCCCTTCGATCTTGTCGGTACCCTCCAACAGGCCCCGCAACAGCCCCAGTTCGGCCTCACTCGATGCGACCGCCGCGAAGAACCGGGCCCACGTCAGCTGATGCTGGCTGCCCGGTTCGGCCGCCCGCAGCTCCCGCAGCGCACCCTCCGCGAGCAACTGCCCGCCGACGTACCGCCATTCAGGAGCCGCGTAATGCGTGAGCGCGGAGTTCGCCCACGCGTGCAGCATCTGGAGCACACCGATGTCGGACTCGCGGCCCGCGAAACGCAGGACGAGGTCGATGAAGTCCCGGGCCGGCATCAGGGCGTCCCGCGTCAGGTTCCACAACGCCGACCAGCACAGCGCACGCGCCAGCGGATCGCTCATCTCACCGAGCCGCTCCCGCAGCGTCGCCAGCGAGCCCTCGTCGAAACGGATCTTGCAGTACGTCAGGTCGTCGTCGTTCACCAGCACCAGCTCGGGAGCCTCGGCCCCGGCCAGCTCCGCCACGACCGTACGCGGCCCGTCGACGTCCACCTCCGCGCGCGCGTACCGCTCCAGCGCACCCTCGCCAGACCGCCGGTACAGGCCCACCGCCACCCGGTGCGGCCGCAGTTCAGGATGGTCCGCCGGGGCAGTCACAGTGGCCTCCTGGAGGATCGAGAGCTCATCGATCCGCCCCTCGGTGCTCAACAACACCTGCGGCATAAGGGAGTTGACACCGGCCGTCTGCAGCCAGGCCCGCGACCAGGCGGCCATGTCACGCCCGCTCGTCTCCTCCAGGACAGACAACAGGTCCCCGAGCCGCGTGTTCCCGTACGCGTTCCGCTTGAAGTAGCGCCGCGCGCCCTCCAGGAAGGCGTCCCGCCCGACGTACGCCACCAACTGCTTGAGAACCGACGCCCCCTTGGCGTACGTGATCCCGTCGAAGTTCAGCTTGGCGTCCTCCAGGTCACGGATGTCGGCCGTGATCGGGTGCGTGGAGGGCAGCTGATCTGCGCGGTACGCCCAGGACTTGCGGTTGTTGGCGAAGGTGATCCAGCCGTTGGTGAACCGGGTCGCCTCGACCATGGAGAAGGAGCCCATGAAGTCCGCGAAGGACTCCTTGAGCCACAGGTCGTCCCACCACTCCATGGTGACCAGGTCGCCGAACCACATATGCGCCATCTCGTGCAGGATGACGTTCGCCCGCCGCTCGTACGACGCCTGTGTCACCTTGCCGCGGAAGATGAACTCCTCGCGGAACGTCACACAGCCCGGGTTCTCCATCGCGCCCAGGTTGTACTCCGGCACGAACGCCTGGTCGTACTTCCCGAACGGGTACGGGTAGTCGAAGTGGTCGTGGAAGAAGTCGAGCCCCTGCTTGGTCACCAGGAACACGTCGTCGGCGTCGAAGTGCCTGGCGAGGCCCTTGCGGCACAGGGCGCCGAGGGGGATCTCCAGCGTCGTACCGTCGTCGAAGGTGCGGGAGTAGTGGTCCGTCACATAGTGGTACGGGCCGGCGACGATCGCCGTGATGTACGTCGAGATGGGCCGCGTCTCTGCGAACCGCCATACCCCGTCGTGCAGTTCACCCACGCCGTTGCTCCACGCGACCCAGCCCTCGGGGGCCCGGACTTCGAACCGGAAGGGGGCCTTGAGGTCCGGCTGCTCGAAGTTGGCGAAGACGCGGCGGGAGTCGGCCGGTTCGTACTGCGTGTAGAGGTAGACCTCGCCGTCCTCGGGGTCGACGAAACGGTGCAGGCCCTCGCCCGTGCGGCTGTAGGCGCACTGGGCGTCGACCACGAGTTCGTTGTCGTCGCCGAGGTCCTCCAGGAGGATGCGGGAACCGTCGAAGACCGCGCCCGGATCGAGATCCTTGCCGTTGAGGGAGACGGCGGTGACGCTCGGCGCGATCAGGTCCGCGAAGCTCGTGGCGCCCGGCTCGGCGCAGCGGAAGCGGATGGTCGTCACCGAACGGAACGTCCGCGGCCCAGCGTCCGTGCCGCCCACGGCGGAGCGCAGGTCGAGCGACACCTCGTACCCGTCGACGGACAGCAGGGCGGCCCGCTCGCGGGCCTCGTCGCGGGACAGATTCTCACCGGGCACTGGCGGCACTCCCTTGTCACTGCATGACTGGCGGCATGACTCCTTCGAACTGCATTGATCCTCGCATGGGGCACTGACAACGGGCATCAGGGAATAGGACGGGGAAGGGGGTGGTTGCGGGTTCAAGAACAGGCTCAGCCGTCCCCTGTACTTGTCACCCGTCATGACCGCGTTTTCGAGGAGAGCCATGTCCGAGGCCGCAACGAGCTCCGCCAAGACCCCCGTCGACTTCTGGTTCGACCCACTGTGTCCCTGGGCGTGGATGACCTCGCGCTGGGTCCTTGAGGTGGAGAAAGTCCGCGACATCGAGGTCCGCTGGCACATCATGAGCCTCGCGGTGCTGAACGAGGACAAGATCGACGAGCTGCCCGAGGAGTACCGGGAGATGCTCGCGACCAAGGCGTGGAAGCCGGTACGCGTGGTGACCGCGGCCTGGCAGAAGCACGGCGCCGACATCCTCGGCCCCCTCTACACCGCCCTCGGCACCCGCATCCACAACAACGACGAGGGCCCGACCGTCGAGGCGATCGCCGGCGCCCTCGCCGACGTCGGCCTGCCCGCCGACCTCATCGACTACGCCGACCAGGAGGACTTCGAGTTCGACGCCGAGCTGCGCGCCTCCCACAAGGAGGGCATCGACAAGGTCGGCCAGGAGGTCGGCACCCCGGTCATCGCCGTCCCCGGCGCCGACGGCGAGCAGATCGCCTTCTTCGGCCCGGTCGTCACCCCCGCCCCCAAGGGCGAGGAGGCCGCCCGCCTCTGGGACGGCACCCTCGCCGTCGCCTCGGTCCCCGGCTTCTACGAGATCAAGCGCACGCGGACGAAGGGGCCGGACTTCAGCAACCTCTGACGCCTGAGGTCTCCCTCGGGCGAGGCGACCCCCGCGAGTCACGTCCTCGCGGGGGTCGCCCGTATCCGTAACTCGTTTACGACGGCCTCCGCAGCAACCCCCGCTCCATCGCCACCACCACCGCCCGAGTCCGATCGTTCACGTCCAGCTTCGCGAACAGCCGCAGGAGGTGGGTCTTGACCGTGGCCTCGGCGATGACCAGACGTGAGCCGATCTCGGCGTTGGTGAGGCCGTCGGCCACGGCGTTGAGGACGTCTCGCTCGCGGGCGGTGAGCGGAGCGTGGGCGGGGCGGCGCATACGGGCGACCAGTTTTTCCGCGACCCGAGGGGCGAGGACCGTTTCGCCGCGCGACGCCGCGTGGATCGCGTCGACGAGTTGCTCGCGGGTGGCGTCCTTCAGGAGGTAGCCGATGGCGCCCGCCTCGACACCGCGCTCGATCTCCGCGTCGGTGTCATAGGTGGTGAGGATCAGCACCCGGGTGCGCGGGTGCGCGGCCACGATCTCCGTGGTCGTCGCCACCCCGTCCAGTACGGGCATCCGCAGATCCACCAGGGCCACATCGGGCTCGTACGCGGCGACGAGTTCCAGCGCCGCCCGCCCGTCGCCCGCCTCGCCGAGGATCTCGATACTGGGCTCGGCGGCCAGCAGGGCCACCACACCGGCCCGCATCACCGTGTGATCGTCCACGACGATGATCCGCAGCTTTCCACCGCCGGTCATGTCAACTCCTCACCGAACTCGGCCGTACGGGACTCAGACTCACCGTCGTCCCCGTCCATCGGAATCATCGCCAGTACGCGCGTACCGTCCCCCACCGAACTCGTCACCCGGAGCTCCCCGCCCAACTCCGCCAGCCGTTTGCGCATCCCGTCGAGCCCGAACCCCGACGAGTCGCCCACGACGAAACCCGCCCCGTCGTCCGTGATCTCCAGCTCCACCCCGTACGGCTGCCGAGCCAGTACGACTCCGACCGTCGATGCCCGCGCGTGCTTGCGCACATTGGCCAGCGACTCCTGCGTACAGCGCAGCAGCGCGATCCGCGTCGGCTGGTCGCACTCGATGTCCGCCAGCTCCGCGTCCACCGCGAGCCCGGTGTCCTCCGCGAACCGGTCCAGCGTCCGGCGCAGCGTGTGGGCCACCGAACCCGCCGCCACCTGCCCGCCCCGCTGCGCGGAGCCGACCAGCTCCCGCGCCTCGGCGAGGTTTTCGCGCGCGGTGGACTCGATCGACCGCAACTGCTGTGCGCTGCGCGCCGGATCGCTGTCGAGGCCCGCCCGCGCCGCCTCCGCGAGCGCGATGATCGAGGCGAAGCCCTGGGCGAGCGTGTCATGGATGTCGCGTGCCATCCGTTCCCTCTCATCGGCTGCCCCCTGACGCTGATGCGCCTCGGACAGCTCGGACTGTGCCTGTTCCAACTCTGTGATCAGCCGGGCCCGTTCATGACTCTGGGCGACCACCGAGTGCACCCACAGCCCGACCAGCATCCCGACGGCCACCACGATCACGACGGGGACCAGCGTCTCGCCGAAGAACTTCATCGACGGGCCGAGCCGGAACCAACTGCCCGCCAGCGTCGCCCCGGTGGCCAGCCCCAGAAACCCGACCGAGGCCCGCGGCGTACGCCCGAACATCCAGAAGTGCGGCAGCGTCACCATGAACAGCGACCCGAAGGAGCCGCGCAGATACGCGAACACACCCAGCGTGGCGACCAGCACGAGGAGATACGTGTGCGGGCGCAGTACGGGATTGCCCGGGAACCGGTCGACCACCGCGTAGCAGAGCATCAGGAACCCGAGCAGCCCGAGCGCCCAGTACTTGCTCCCGCCGGGCCGGTCGAGGGCGGCGAGCCCGATTGCCAAGGCCACGAACAGCAGCCAGGACACCGCGTTCCAGCGGCGCAGCGTGGCGGCCCAGAACGGGTCGGTGACCTGCTCGGCGGGACTCCCGGCGGGAGAAGCTGGGGTGGTCATACCAGTCAACGTACGTCTGCCACCGCCGACTTGGCGGCCTCTTGCCGCTCGGACACTGCCTGCCGCCGCACCCCGCGCGAAGGCCACCAGCTCGCCTCGCCGAGCAGCAGCATCACCGCCGGCAGGATCAGGATCCGGATGATGAAGGCGTCCAGCAGTACGGCCGCCGCGAGGACGAAGCCGATCTGCTTCAACTCGATGATGTGCAGGAAGACGAAGCTCACGAAGACCGTCATCATGACCACCGCCGCACTGGTCACCACACCCGCCGAGCTGCGAATCCCGTCAAAAACCGCCTGCCGCGTCGGCACGCCGGCCAGCACCGCCTCCCTGATCCGGCTCACCACGAACACCTGGTAGTCCATGGACAGCCCGAAGAGGATCACGAACAGGAACAGCGGCACCCGCGACCCGATCGACCCGGTGGAGTCGAAGTTCAGCAGCCCCTCGGCCCAACTGCCCTGGAAGACCAGGACGAGCAGCCCGAGCGCCGCCGCGGCCGACAGCAGGTTCAGTACGACACCGAGCAGGCCGAGCACCACGGAACGGAACGCGTACAGGGTCATCGCGAAGGTCACCAGGAGCAACGCGCCGAGAACCAGGGGCAGTTTGCTGTTCTGGTGCGCGGGATAGTCGGCGTAACGGGCGACGTCGCCGCTCACGCCGGACTCGGCGCCCGCGATCCGGCCGACCGTCGCGGGCACGTACTCGTCCCGCAGGTGGTCCAGGGAGTCGTACGCCTCGTCCGAGTTGCCGAGATGCGGCACGTCCAGCTCCAGCACGCTGATCCGCCGGCCGTCGGATGTCTCGTCGGAGGTACGTACCCGGGACTCGCCGGTGAACAGCGGGTCTTCGTCGGCGAGTTGAGCCAGTTCCTCCAGGGACGCGGTGACCTCGCCGGAGCGTGCGGCATCGGCGCGTACGACGATGTCGTGGGTCACCCGCTGCTCGGGGAAGGCCTCGTTGAGGCGGTCGTACACCTGCATGGCGGGGATCTCACGCGAGTGGGTGTCCCGGCTCATCTCGGTGATCTTCAGCCCGCCCAGTGGTGCGGCGAGCGCGAGCATGGCGAGCACCGAGACGCACAGGGTGGCCACCGGATGCCGGGTCGCGGGCCGCAGCAGCGCGGCCCACACCCGGCCGCCGCCCTCGCCGCGTATCCGCCGCGCGGGCTTGCCGTGCTCGGCACGGCGCCGCGCCTTGCGTTCGGCCCGCTTACCGAGCTTGACCAGCAGCGCGGGCAGTACGGTCAGGGAGCTGAGCACCGCCACCAGGACGACCACGATGGTGCCGGTGGCCAGCGAGGTGAAGATCACGTCGGCGGCCAGGAACAGCGTCGCCGTGGACACCACGACCGCCATCCCGGACACCACGACCGCCCGCCCCGAGGTCGCCGCGGCCAGCTCCACCAGCGCCTCGGAACTCAACCGCCCGCCGGACCGGGCCCGTTCCTCCCGCTCCCGCTTGAGATAGAAGAGCGTGTAGTCGACGCCGACCGCGAGCCCGATCATCAGGATGATGTTGGTCCCGACCCCGGTGTCGGGGGAGAGGTGCGAGACCACCATCGAAAGCCCGACGGCCGCCGCGATCGACGACAGCGCGAGCAGCAGCGGCACCCCGGCCATGGTCACCGAACCGAACACGATCAACAGCGTGATCAAGGTGACCGGCAGGGTGATCGCCTCGGAGAGCGCCAGATCCTCGCCGCGCTGCTTGTCGACTCCCTTGCTGATGGAGGGACTTCCGGTCTCCTCCAGGAGCAGCGCGGGGTTCGCCTTCTGTACGGCCTCGGTCTGCGCGACCAGCGCGTCGACCTTGTCCTTCGCGTCGCGCTCCTCGCCCTTCACGGCCACTTCGACCATGAGGATCCGGCCGTCCTTCGACAGCAGCGGATCGGCGACGCTCTCGACCTCGGGCAGCCGCTCCATCCGGGCGGTGAGATCCGCCGCGGCGGCCTTCGCGGAGGCTTCGGCGGCGCCCCCGTCGAGACCGGCGCCGGACCGGGCGGAGATCATCACCTGCTCGGTGGACCTGCGCTCCAACTGCCCCTCGGCCGCCATCGCTTCGGCCCGGCCGGCCTCACCCACCCGATAATCGGCGGTTTTCGCGCTGTTGAGCCCGACAGCACTGCCGATGCCCACGCACAACACCACGAACACCAGCCAACCGATGATCGCCCGCCATGGGTGCAAGGCACTCCAGCGAGCCATGCGCACAGTAAATGAGTTCATGCCCAAAAGCGTTGCTGAGCAGGGCAGTTGGCAGACAGAGGTACTCGGTGGAACTTGCCGTCCACCGATCGGTGGACCTCCGGGCTGGGGCAAACCCCCCGAAGAGGACGGTTGGATCCACGTTCACCACGGGTTGCAGGCGCGTACAACGAGCCGTATCCGCGACCCCCGCCGCCCAAAGAATCTTGAAGTGACAAAAACGCTGGCCAAAGCCGCTATCAGCATCAACTACGCGACTGTATACGAACTTTGGAGGCATGAGCTCCACGACATCGGATAGCGATCTGCAGAGCATGACTCCCGATGACTGAAGGAGTTCCCATCATCGTGCAACCGGCTCAAGAGTTCGGCGACAACCCTGTCGAAGTACGCGAAACCGGTCACTACACAGAGGAATACGTTCCCAGCTTTGTCGAGAAATGGGACTCGCTCATCGACTGGGAAAAACGGGCGGACAGCGAAGGAAACTTCTTCATCGACCTGCTGCGCAAGTGGGGCGTGAAGAGCGTGCTCGACGTCGCGACGGGCACCGGATTCCACTCCGTACGGCTGCTGGCGGCCGGATTCGACACCGTGAGCGCGGACGGCAGCGCGGACATGCTGGCCATGGCCTTCGAGAACGGCACCAAGCAGGGCGGACACATCCTGCGCGTCGTCCAGGCCGACTGGCGCTGGCTCAACAGAGACGTCCACGGTGAGTACGACGCCATCGTCTGCCTCGGCAACTCCTTCACGCATCTCTTCTCGGAACGCGACCGGCGCAAGGCGCTCGCCGAGTTCTACGCGATGCTCAAACACGACGGAATTCTCGTCCTCGACCAGCGCAATTACGACGCGATCCTGGACGACGGATACACCAGCAAGCACACGTACTACTACTGCGGCGAGGACGTCACCGTCGAGCCGGAGTACGTCGACGAGGGCCTGTGCCGCATGCGGTACCACTTCCCCGACGACTCCGTGTACCACCTCAACATGTTCCCGCTGCGCAAGGACTACACCCGCCGCCTGATGTCCGAGGTGGGTTTCCAGCGCGTCCAGACCTACGGCGACTTCCAGCACACCTACCGGGGCGAACAGCCGGACTTCTTCATCCATGTGGCGGAGAAGGAGTACCGGATGGACGACCCGCAGGAGAAGGAGGGCCGGTACAAGGGCGCGGTCAGCACCGCCCGCAGCTACTACAACTCACCCGACGCCGACACCTTCTACGCCACGGTGTGGGGCGGCGAGGACATCCACATCGGCCTCTACGAAAGCCCCGCGGAACCCATCGCGGACGCCA carries:
- a CDS encoding SDR family NAD(P)-dependent oxidoreductase; the protein is MLLREKAAVVYGAGGSIGGAAARAFAREGARVFLAGRTAASLESVAGDIRGAGGTADTAVVDALDEAAVDDFVDSVAARAGRIDVSFNAIGVGDVQQPLMEISVADFLQPITHAMHSQFLTTRAAARHMTARGSGVILAFGGGGTQTMPGLGGFKIALDALEGLRRQWAVELGPHGIRVVTLKSGGVPESIPDGFPGKEEITESLVMETQLGRAATLADVGDVAAFVASDRARTLTATDVNISCGAIVD
- the pepN gene encoding aminopeptidase N encodes the protein MPGENLSRDEARERAALLSVDGYEVSLDLRSAVGGTDAGPRTFRSVTTIRFRCAEPGATSFADLIAPSVTAVSLNGKDLDPGAVFDGSRILLEDLGDDNELVVDAQCAYSRTGEGLHRFVDPEDGEVYLYTQYEPADSRRVFANFEQPDLKAPFRFEVRAPEGWVAWSNGVGELHDGVWRFAETRPISTYITAIVAGPYHYVTDHYSRTFDDGTTLEIPLGALCRKGLARHFDADDVFLVTKQGLDFFHDHFDYPYPFGKYDQAFVPEYNLGAMENPGCVTFREEFIFRGKVTQASYERRANVILHEMAHMWFGDLVTMEWWDDLWLKESFADFMGSFSMVEATRFTNGWITFANNRKSWAYRADQLPSTHPITADIRDLEDAKLNFDGITYAKGASVLKQLVAYVGRDAFLEGARRYFKRNAYGNTRLGDLLSVLEETSGRDMAAWSRAWLQTAGVNSLMPQVLLSTEGRIDELSILQEATVTAPADHPELRPHRVAVGLYRRSGEGALERYARAEVDVDGPRTVVAELAGAEAPELVLVNDDDLTYCKIRFDEGSLATLRERLGEMSDPLARALCWSALWNLTRDALMPARDFIDLVLRFAGRESDIGVLQMLHAWANSALTHYAAPEWRYVGGQLLAEGALRELRAAEPGSQHQLTWARFFAAVASSEAELGLLRGLLEGTDKIEGLGVDQELRWAFLDPLASHGVADEGVLAAELARDDTASGKRHQVRCLAARPSAAVKAQAWAAVVESDKLSNALVEATIAGFAQPSQRGLGAPYVAKYFDAIERVWEERSIQIAMDVVKGLFPSLQDSEATLAATDAWLSEHGAAAPALRRLVLEARDDLARALRAQACDLAAAG
- a CDS encoding mycothiol-dependent nitroreductase Rv2466c family protein; amino-acid sequence: MSEAATSSAKTPVDFWFDPLCPWAWMTSRWVLEVEKVRDIEVRWHIMSLAVLNEDKIDELPEEYREMLATKAWKPVRVVTAAWQKHGADILGPLYTALGTRIHNNDEGPTVEAIAGALADVGLPADLIDYADQEDFEFDAELRASHKEGIDKVGQEVGTPVIAVPGADGEQIAFFGPVVTPAPKGEEAARLWDGTLAVASVPGFYEIKRTRTKGPDFSNL
- a CDS encoding response regulator transcription factor, whose product is MTGGGKLRIIVVDDHTVMRAGVVALLAAEPSIEILGEAGDGRAALELVAAYEPDVALVDLRMPVLDGVATTTEIVAAHPRTRVLILTTYDTDAEIERGVEAGAIGYLLKDATREQLVDAIHAASRGETVLAPRVAEKLVARMRRPAHAPLTARERDVLNAVADGLTNAEIGSRLVIAEATVKTHLLRLFAKLDVNDRTRAVVVAMERGLLRRPS
- a CDS encoding ATP-binding protein, which codes for MTTPASPAGSPAEQVTDPFWAATLRRWNAVSWLLFVALAIGLAALDRPGGSKYWALGLLGFLMLCYAVVDRFPGNPVLRPHTYLLVLVATLGVFAYLRGSFGSLFMVTLPHFWMFGRTPRASVGFLGLATGATLAGSWFRLGPSMKFFGETLVPVVIVVAVGMLVGLWVHSVVAQSHERARLITELEQAQSELSEAHQRQGAADERERMARDIHDTLAQGFASIIALAEAARAGLDSDPARSAQQLRSIESTARENLAEARELVGSAQRGGQVAAGSVAHTLRRTLDRFAEDTGLAVDAELADIECDQPTRIALLRCTQESLANVRKHARASTVGVVLARQPYGVELEITDDGAGFVVGDSSGFGLDGMRKRLAELGGELRVTSSVGDGTRVLAMIPMDGDDGESESRTAEFGEELT
- a CDS encoding MMPL family transporter; its protein translation is MNSFTVRMARWSALHPWRAIIGWLVFVVLCVGIGSAVGLNSAKTADYRVGEAGRAEAMAAEGQLERRSTEQVMISARSGAGLDGGAAEASAKAAAADLTARMERLPEVESVADPLLSKDGRILMVEVAVKGEERDAKDKVDALVAQTEAVQKANPALLLEETGSPSISKGVDKQRGEDLALSEAITLPVTLITLLIVFGSVTMAGVPLLLALSSIAAAVGLSMVVSHLSPDTGVGTNIILMIGLAVGVDYTLFYLKREREERARSGGRLSSEALVELAAATSGRAVVVSGMAVVVSTATLFLAADVIFTSLATGTIVVVLVAVLSSLTVLPALLVKLGKRAERKARRRAEHGKPARRIRGEGGGRVWAALLRPATRHPVATLCVSVLAMLALAAPLGGLKITEMSRDTHSREIPAMQVYDRLNEAFPEQRVTHDIVVRADAARSGEVTASLEELAQLADEDPLFTGESRVRTSDETSDGRRISVLELDVPHLGNSDEAYDSLDHLRDEYVPATVGRIAGAESGVSGDVARYADYPAHQNSKLPLVLGALLLVTFAMTLYAFRSVVLGLLGVVLNLLSAAAALGLLVLVFQGSWAEGLLNFDSTGSIGSRVPLFLFVILFGLSMDYQVFVVSRIREAVLAGVPTRQAVFDGIRSSAGVVTSAAVVMMTVFVSFVFLHIIELKQIGFVLAAAVLLDAFIIRILILPAVMLLLGEASWWPSRGVRRQAVSERQEAAKSAVADVR